Proteins encoded together in one Meles meles chromosome 7, mMelMel3.1 paternal haplotype, whole genome shotgun sequence window:
- the LOC123947613 gene encoding taste receptor type 2 member 46-like, translating to MVTFLLNIFAIFIITEFVLGNFANGFIVVVNCIDWVKRQKMSSADQILTALAISRIGLLWVMLINWYGTVSNPDLFRLETRLLVHIAWTTSNHFSIWLTTSLSVFYLFKIASFSSLIFLRLKWRVKSVILVILLVSSFFLVFHVAAVSIYELTKEYEGNITRHSRLVNIAHLSNMTVFTLANFVPFAISLASFLLLIFSLWKHLKKMQSGGKRCQDPSTKVHIRAMQTVISFLLLLAGHFLTLIVTVWSSEWLPTKLFYVFCQTFGFVYPSSHSFILIWGNKKLKQAFLSVLYQGKYWLKEQKLSTP from the coding sequence aTGGTAACTTTTCTACTGAACATTTTCGCCATCTTCATAATAACAGAATTTGTTCTAGGAAATTTTGCCAATGGCTTCATAGTGGTGGTGAACTGCATTGACTGGGTCAAGAGACAAAAGATGTCCTCAGCTGATCAAATTCTCACTGCTCTGGCGATCTCCAGAATCGGTTTGCTCTGGGTAATGTTAATAAATTGGTATGGAACTGTGTCGAATCCAGATTTATTTAGATTGGAAACAAGACTTCTGGTTCATATTGCGTGGACGACAAGCAATCATTTTAGCATCTGGCTTACTACTAGCCTCAGCGTATTTTATCTGTTCAAAATAGCCAGTTTCTCTAGCCTTATTTTTCTTCGTCTCAAGTGGAGAGTTAAAAGTGTAATTCTTGTGATACTCTTGGTGTCTTCgttctttttggtttttcatGTTGCGGCAGTAAGCATATATGAGCTGACGAAGGAATATGAAGGAAACATCACTAGACACTCCAGATTGGTGAACATTGCACACCTTTCAAATATGACTGTATTCACGTTAGCAAACTTTGTGCCCTTTGCTATATCCCTGGCATCTTTTCTGCTGTTAATCTTTTCTCTGTGGAAACATCTCAAGAAGATGCAATCTGGTGGTAAAAGATGCCAAGATCCCAGCACCAAGGTCCACATAAGAGCCATGCAGACTGTGATCTCCTTTCTCTTGCTATTAGCTGGTCACTTCCTGACTCTAATTGTCACTGTCTGGAGTTCTGAGTGGCTGCCGACCAAACTGTTCTATGTGTTTTGCCAAACTTTTGGATTTGTGTATCCTTCAAGCCACTCATTTATCCTGATCTGGGGAAACAAGAAGCTAAAACAGGCCTTTCTGTCTGTTCTGTATCAGGGGAAGTACTGGCTGAAAGAACAGAAACTCTCAACTCCGTAG